One part of the Sphaerochaeta sp. genome encodes these proteins:
- a CDS encoding TRAP transporter substrate-binding protein has protein sequence MKRQPQRLPPKSSGDVSQDPKVTLVYAEVNPLDTIVGKTGSYFKEQVEKLSGGSITIDIQASGVLGSENDVLDAILGGSTSIDISRISAFALTSYGAKKSMLLSVPFTFENRAHFWKFANSDLAPQFLNEPQELGLPIRGIFYGEEGFRHFFTKKPIAGINDLKGMKLRVSQDPVMTGMVKGLGASPTVVSFGELYSALQTGVVDGAEQPIANYKSNAFQEVAPYLILDGHTLGAIQVVISDNAWKKLTAAQQKVLMDAGKLAQAYNAEISEKAENDVLDQLKAQGIHVIDVTDKTPWQKACAAVIEANTKDQAALYQQIKDLNK, from the coding sequence GTGAAACGCCAGCCCCAGCGGCTGCCCCCCAAGTCATCCGGGGATGTATCCCAAGATCCCAAAGTGACGCTGGTCTATGCGGAAGTCAACCCGCTGGACACCATCGTGGGGAAAACGGGATCGTACTTCAAGGAACAGGTGGAGAAACTCTCCGGCGGTTCCATCACCATCGACATCCAGGCTTCCGGTGTGCTTGGTTCGGAGAACGATGTCCTTGACGCCATTCTGGGTGGATCGACGTCCATCGACATCTCCCGTATCTCTGCGTTCGCTCTGACCAGCTATGGCGCAAAGAAGTCCATGCTGCTTTCCGTTCCGTTCACGTTCGAGAATCGCGCCCATTTCTGGAAGTTCGCCAATTCCGACCTCGCTCCGCAATTCCTCAATGAGCCCCAGGAACTGGGCCTGCCCATCAGAGGCATCTTCTACGGCGAAGAGGGCTTCCGCCACTTCTTCACCAAGAAGCCGATTGCCGGCATCAACGATCTGAAAGGCATGAAGCTCCGTGTTTCCCAGGATCCCGTCATGACCGGTATGGTCAAGGGTCTTGGAGCTTCCCCGACGGTCGTTTCCTTCGGCGAGCTGTACTCCGCCCTGCAGACCGGTGTGGTTGACGGCGCCGAACAGCCGATCGCCAACTACAAGTCCAACGCCTTCCAGGAAGTCGCCCCGTACCTGATCCTCGACGGTCACACGCTCGGCGCCATCCAGGTGGTCATCAGCGACAACGCGTGGAAGAAACTCACCGCAGCCCAGCAGAAAGTGCTGATGGATGCCGGCAAGTTGGCCCAGGCGTACAACGCGGAGATCAGCGAGAAAGCGGAGAACGATGTGCTTGACCAGCTGAAAGCCCAGGGAATCCACGTCATCGACGTGACGGACAAAACCCCGTGGCAGAAAGCTTGTGCCGCCGTCATTGAGGCGAACACCAAGGATCAGGCCGCGCTGTATCAGCAGATCAAAGACCTGAACAAGTAA
- a CDS encoding response regulator produces the protein MIKLLVVDDEFIERNILAQILTTHYHGDASVQCVENGRRAVDVANLWTPDVVLMDIEMPGLNGIEASRRILNNHPATKIIFITAYSLFSYAHEAVKLGVTDYILKPVEDEAVIQAVEQALRQLEAQRQLEGFAQEANRMEAGDGTERAAQLIAKVQKYLKQNYMRYDLSLEKVSDLLGVNASYLSVLFKKYTGVNFVTYVTDLKINVAKRLLEDPLRPANEIAGMVGYESASYFTRAFKKRTGMTPTEYRQSHPEES, from the coding sequence ATGATCAAACTGTTGGTCGTCGACGACGAATTCATCGAACGGAACATCCTCGCCCAGATCCTTACCACCCACTACCATGGTGACGCGTCCGTCCAGTGTGTGGAAAACGGACGGAGGGCGGTCGACGTAGCGAATCTCTGGACCCCAGATGTCGTGTTGATGGACATCGAGATGCCCGGCCTGAACGGCATCGAGGCATCCCGCAGAATCCTCAACAACCATCCCGCCACGAAAATCATCTTCATCACCGCATACAGCCTTTTTTCCTACGCCCATGAAGCGGTGAAGCTCGGAGTGACGGACTACATCCTCAAGCCGGTGGAGGACGAAGCGGTCATCCAGGCGGTCGAACAAGCACTCAGGCAATTGGAGGCGCAACGACAATTGGAAGGATTCGCCCAGGAAGCCAATCGGATGGAAGCCGGAGACGGGACCGAACGCGCCGCCCAGCTCATCGCCAAAGTGCAAAAATACCTCAAACAAAACTACATGCGCTATGATCTTTCCCTGGAAAAGGTAAGTGACCTGTTGGGCGTCAACGCATCCTACTTGTCCGTACTGTTCAAAAAATACACCGGGGTGAACTTCGTAACCTACGTCACCGATCTGAAGATCAACGTGGCCAAACGGTTACTGGAGGATCCCCTCCGGCCGGCAAACGAGATCGCAGGCATGGTCGGCTATGAAAGCGCCAGCTATTTCACCCGGGCGTTCAAGAAACGAACCGGCATGACCCCGACGGAGTACCGTCAGTCCCACCCGGAGGAAAGCTGA
- a CDS encoding TRAP transporter substrate-binding protein, whose protein sequence is MRRILLLCLIPLAFLAGCAKSKQNSTPQVILRYADNQPQDHPATKAARYFAQLVKERTEGKVDVQVYAEGELGNEANVLEQIRFGGVDISRFSLGTLSASDPQLGILMLPYLYRDADHMWNVLDGEIGERFLSGFSVFNAVGLCWFDAGARSFYTRNPVNTMADLQGLRIRVMENARIASFVSTTGAIPVQLPYSDVYASLRMMNVDGAENNMPSYVAMRHLEVAPYFLKNEYLRIPEVLVMATSAERRVTEVDPAFVDIIRECAKEAGLYERQQWTIAEQNALSAMQDAGCVITVPDATEMAAFKAAMQIDTASFSDEERNLLKRIQQEGT, encoded by the coding sequence ATGCGTAGAATCCTTCTGCTTTGCCTGATTCCGCTGGCCTTCCTCGCAGGATGCGCAAAATCCAAGCAAAATTCCACACCCCAGGTGATCCTCCGTTATGCCGACAACCAACCCCAGGACCATCCGGCGACCAAAGCGGCCCGATACTTCGCACAACTGGTCAAGGAACGGACGGAAGGGAAAGTGGATGTCCAGGTGTACGCCGAAGGAGAATTGGGAAACGAAGCCAACGTCCTGGAACAGATCCGCTTCGGCGGCGTGGACATCTCCCGCTTTTCGTTGGGGACGTTATCGGCAAGCGATCCGCAATTGGGCATTTTGATGCTTCCCTACCTGTATCGGGACGCGGATCATATGTGGAATGTGCTGGATGGAGAGATCGGTGAGAGGTTTCTCTCCGGCTTTTCTGTCTTCAATGCCGTTGGGCTGTGCTGGTTTGACGCCGGGGCGCGGAGCTTTTACACCCGTAATCCGGTCAACACGATGGCGGATCTGCAAGGCTTGCGCATCCGGGTGATGGAAAACGCCCGGATCGCTTCGTTCGTCAGCACCACCGGAGCCATTCCCGTCCAGCTTCCCTACAGTGATGTGTATGCGTCACTGAGGATGATGAACGTTGACGGGGCGGAAAACAACATGCCAAGCTACGTCGCCATGCGGCACCTTGAAGTGGCGCCGTATTTTCTGAAGAACGAATACCTTCGTATTCCGGAAGTGTTGGTGATGGCCACCTCGGCGGAACGGAGGGTCACCGAAGTCGATCCCGCCTTTGTGGACATCATCAGGGAATGCGCCAAAGAAGCAGGGTTGTATGAACGCCAGCAGTGGACCATCGCCGAACAGAACGCGTTGTCCGCGATGCAGGATGCGGGATGCGTCATCACCGTTCCGGACGCAACAGAAATGGCGGCGTTCAAGGCGGCGATGCAGATTGACACCGCCTCGTTCTCCGATGAAGAACGCAACCTTCTGAAGCGCATCCAACAGGAAGGCACCTGA